The following coding sequences are from one Vibrio syngnathi window:
- a CDS encoding BLUF domain-containing protein, with amino-acid sequence MFLTRLIYVSTLSECCDSKALEEILTISRDHNRQSHLTGLLSHNQKYFLQCIEGSRDAVNHTYNHILNDKRHERVTILYFKEIDCREFGDWSMGDIPLSYLTELLNLQFSTSDQFNPYEMSGESAYKMLLELKKNLPSE; translated from the coding sequence ATGTTCCTAACTCGGTTAATTTATGTCAGCACACTTTCCGAATGTTGTGATTCCAAAGCGCTGGAAGAAATACTCACTATCTCACGAGACCACAACCGGCAGAGCCATCTCACAGGGCTTCTCAGCCATAATCAAAAGTACTTTCTTCAGTGCATTGAAGGCTCTAGAGATGCGGTTAACCATACCTACAATCACATCCTAAACGATAAGCGACACGAGAGAGTGACCATACTGTATTTTAAGGAAATTGATTGTCGAGAGTTTGGAGATTGGTCGATGGGAGACATTCCACTGTCCTATTTAACCGAGCTGTTGAACTTACAGTTTTCTACATCTGATCAATTTAACCCATACGAAATGTCTGGCGAAAGTGCTTATAAAATGCTTTTAGAGTTAAAGAAAAATTTGCCGTCTGAGTGA
- a CDS encoding TIGR03643 family protein produces MMLSKETESRIIEMAWEDRTPFEAIELQFGLNESEVIRLMRSCLKLGSFKLWRTRVSGRSTKHVKLRSSDVSRGYCPTQYKHR; encoded by the coding sequence ATGATGTTATCTAAAGAGACTGAATCAAGAATTATTGAAATGGCGTGGGAAGACAGAACACCGTTTGAAGCAATAGAACTGCAATTTGGTTTAAATGAATCAGAGGTAATTCGCTTGATGCGCAGTTGTTTGAAGCTTGGCAGTTTCAAGTTGTGGCGTACTCGCGTTTCTGGTCGCTCTACCAAGCACGTAAAACTTCGTAGTTCAGATGTATCTAGAGGTTATTGCCCAACTCAGTATAAGCATCGTTAA
- a CDS encoding tyrosine-type recombinase/integrase: MSPLRQQLIDEMAVRRFSPKTHASYLRWVKDLSTTYDLSPDLLTDQQISAYLRTLIKERNLSSSTCAQALNAILFFYRAVLNREFEERLVPPIKRASKIPELLNREEVRSIISHCRSLKYQTALEMCYGCGLRVSEVVGLYVKDIDGTAKRLHIHCGKGKKDRFVPLGDSQLNHLRNYWRHYHPTVVLFPSLEPEKPLGISSLQKCFKAAKVEANVRKLGGIHALRHAYATHQLESGMPLNVLQRYLGHSNIKTTLRYTHWIGHHNESSDGSKFDLVAQLWEESE, encoded by the coding sequence ATGAGCCCATTAAGACAACAACTTATCGATGAAATGGCGGTTCGCCGTTTTTCTCCGAAAACCCATGCTAGCTATTTACGTTGGGTTAAAGATCTATCTACTACTTACGATCTATCTCCCGATTTACTTACCGATCAACAGATTAGTGCGTATTTGCGCACGCTCATTAAAGAGCGGAACTTAAGTAGCAGTACTTGTGCTCAAGCGTTGAATGCCATCTTGTTCTTTTATCGTGCCGTTTTGAATAGGGAATTTGAAGAGCGACTGGTTCCCCCGATTAAACGTGCCAGTAAAATACCGGAGCTGCTTAATCGCGAGGAAGTAAGAAGTATCATTAGTCATTGTCGAAGTCTTAAATATCAGACCGCACTTGAAATGTGTTACGGGTGTGGCCTACGTGTCAGTGAGGTCGTCGGCTTGTACGTGAAAGACATCGATGGTACGGCGAAACGACTGCACATTCATTGTGGTAAAGGTAAAAAAGATCGCTTTGTTCCACTGGGTGATAGCCAACTGAATCATCTTCGAAATTACTGGCGTCATTATCACCCAACCGTAGTGCTGTTTCCCAGCCTAGAGCCCGAAAAGCCATTGGGTATTAGCTCTTTGCAGAAGTGCTTCAAAGCAGCAAAAGTTGAGGCAAACGTCAGAAAATTAGGAGGAATACACGCCTTGAGGCACGCTTATGCGACTCATCAGCTCGAATCGGGCATGCCTTTGAATGTTCTGCAGCGTTACCTCGGACATTCGAATATCAAAACGACATTGAGGTACACCCATTGGATAGGTCATCACAACGAAAGCTCGGACGGAAGTAAGTTCGACTTAGTTGCTCAACTATGGGAGGAGAGCGAATGA
- the nrdF gene encoding class 1b ribonucleoside-diphosphate reductase subunit beta, with amino-acid sequence MKKMESEPVQAINWNRMIDGKDLEIWNRLTVNFWLPEKVPLSNDIQTWKQLTEEEQTLTIRVFTGLTLLDTIQNTVGAPALMEDARTPHEEAVLTNIAFMEAVHARSYSSVFSTLCTTPQIDEAFRWAEENPLLQKKAQIILDDYLIEGDPLKKKVASVFLESFLFYSGFYLPMHWSSRAKLTNTADLIRLIIRDEAIHGYYIGYKFQLAYQSLSEEEQARVKDEAYSLMFSLYEIETQYTESLYDPVGLTEDVKHFLHYNANKALMNLGFEALFPDELCQVNPAIMAALSPNADENHDFFSGSGSSYVIGKAVATEDDDWDF; translated from the coding sequence ATGAAAAAGATGGAATCCGAACCCGTTCAAGCGATTAACTGGAATCGTATGATTGATGGCAAAGATCTAGAGATTTGGAATCGCCTGACGGTTAATTTTTGGCTGCCTGAAAAGGTACCTTTATCCAATGATATTCAAACATGGAAGCAACTAACTGAAGAAGAGCAAACGCTAACGATTAGAGTTTTTACCGGTTTAACGTTACTCGACACGATTCAGAATACGGTGGGTGCGCCAGCCTTGATGGAAGATGCGAGAACGCCTCATGAAGAAGCGGTATTAACCAATATCGCTTTTATGGAGGCAGTTCATGCGCGTAGCTACTCTTCTGTCTTCTCAACTTTGTGTACTACGCCGCAAATTGATGAAGCGTTTCGCTGGGCTGAAGAGAACCCTCTGTTACAGAAAAAAGCACAGATTATCCTCGACGATTATTTAATTGAAGGCGACCCGCTAAAGAAAAAAGTGGCCAGTGTCTTTCTAGAGAGTTTCTTGTTCTATTCTGGGTTTTATCTACCCATGCATTGGTCGAGTCGGGCGAAACTGACCAACACAGCGGATTTGATCCGTTTGATTATTCGTGATGAAGCGATTCATGGTTATTACATTGGATACAAGTTTCAACTCGCTTACCAATCTCTTAGCGAGGAAGAACAGGCGAGAGTTAAGGATGAAGCTTATTCATTAATGTTCTCTCTTTATGAAATCGAAACGCAATATACTGAATCGCTTTATGATCCTGTTGGCTTAACTGAAGATGTGAAGCATTTTCTACATTACAACGCCAACAAAGCGTTGATGAATCTCGGGTTTGAAGCATTGTTCCCGGATGAGTTATGTCAGGTTAACCCTGCTATCATGGCCGCATTGTCGCCCAATGCTGACGAAAACCATGACTTCTTTTCTGGTTCTGGTTCTTCTTATGTCATAGGTAAAGCTGTGGCTACTGAAGACGATGACTGGGATTTTTAA
- the nrdE gene encoding class 1b ribonucleoside-diphosphate reductase subunit alpha, with protein sequence MDNHFENESLDYHALNAMLNLLDEQGTIQFEADKQAARQFFLQHVNQNTVFFHNLDEKIDYLLSEGYYEAQVIEQYDRSFLHQIWANAYQAKFRFRTFLGAYKFFTSYALKTRDGKRYLERFEDRVVMTALLLARGDCEFALALMEEIIHQRFQPATPTFINSGKKSRGELISCFLLRIEDNMESIGRAINSSLQLSRRGGGVALLLTNLREQGAPIKGILNQSSGVVPVMKLLEDSFSYANQLGSRQGAGAVYLNVHHPDIMQFLDTKRENADEKIRIKTLSLGVVIPDITLELAKQNKDMYLFSPHDVERVYGVPFSEICVTEKYHEMVDDPRIRKGKMSARGLFQTLAEIQFESGYPYIMFEDTVNQANPIQGRVNMSNLCSEILQVNEASNYDDDLNYNHVGRDISCNLGSINIAKALDGGRLSQTVDTAIRALNAVSEMSAINSVPSIRKGNDESHAIGLGQMNLHGFLARERIHYDSPEAIDFTSSYFACVLYHCLVASNKLAQERKSTFNGFEESSYSDGSFFDKYLQQDFSPKLDVVQDLFSRLDIRIPTVSEWSELKQLVMSSGLYNRYLQAIPPTGSISYINDSTASIHPVTAKVEIRKEGKIGRVYFPAPYLNNSNLEYFRDAFSIGPKAIIDVYAAATEHVDQGLSLTLFFDDEVTTRDINKAQIYAWKKKIKTLYYIRMRQKALEGTQVEGCVSCSL encoded by the coding sequence ATGGATAACCACTTTGAGAACGAGTCCCTTGACTACCATGCTTTAAACGCAATGTTGAATCTACTTGATGAACAAGGGACGATTCAGTTTGAGGCAGATAAGCAAGCGGCTCGACAGTTTTTCTTACAACACGTTAATCAAAATACCGTGTTCTTTCATAATTTAGACGAGAAGATCGACTATTTGCTCAGCGAGGGATATTACGAGGCTCAAGTTATTGAGCAATATGATCGCAGTTTTCTTCATCAAATCTGGGCAAACGCCTATCAAGCCAAATTTCGATTCCGCACGTTCTTAGGTGCTTATAAGTTCTTTACTTCCTATGCACTAAAAACTCGTGATGGTAAGCGATATTTAGAAAGGTTCGAAGACCGAGTGGTTATGACTGCACTGTTACTGGCTCGTGGTGACTGTGAATTTGCACTGGCACTAATGGAAGAAATCATTCATCAGCGCTTTCAACCGGCTACGCCCACTTTTATTAACTCCGGCAAAAAGAGCCGTGGTGAATTGATCTCCTGCTTTTTGTTGAGAATTGAAGACAATATGGAGAGCATCGGTCGTGCGATTAACTCATCGTTGCAACTCTCACGTCGTGGCGGTGGTGTTGCTTTACTTCTGACGAATTTAAGAGAGCAAGGTGCGCCCATTAAGGGGATCTTAAATCAAAGTTCAGGTGTCGTCCCTGTGATGAAATTGCTTGAAGACAGTTTCTCGTATGCAAACCAATTGGGGTCTAGGCAAGGCGCGGGTGCTGTCTATCTTAATGTTCACCATCCAGACATCATGCAATTTCTTGATACGAAAAGAGAAAATGCCGATGAAAAAATCAGAATTAAGACCTTGAGCCTTGGTGTTGTCATTCCCGATATTACTCTGGAATTAGCCAAGCAAAACAAAGATATGTACTTGTTTTCTCCTCATGATGTTGAGCGAGTGTATGGCGTACCTTTCTCTGAAATTTGCGTGACGGAGAAGTATCATGAAATGGTGGATGACCCGAGGATCCGCAAAGGGAAAATGAGTGCAAGAGGGCTTTTCCAAACGCTTGCCGAGATCCAATTTGAGTCGGGCTATCCATACATTATGTTCGAAGATACGGTTAATCAGGCTAACCCCATTCAGGGGCGTGTAAATATGTCTAACTTGTGTTCTGAAATATTGCAGGTCAACGAGGCGTCAAATTATGATGATGACTTGAACTATAATCATGTCGGGCGAGATATTTCGTGCAATTTAGGCTCGATCAACATTGCCAAAGCCTTGGATGGAGGTCGACTATCTCAAACCGTTGACACCGCAATTCGAGCATTAAATGCAGTGTCAGAGATGAGCGCAATCAACAGTGTGCCTTCGATAAGAAAGGGCAATGATGAAAGTCATGCTATTGGTTTAGGTCAGATGAACTTGCATGGGTTTTTGGCTAGAGAACGCATTCACTATGATTCACCAGAGGCCATTGATTTCACCAGCAGTTATTTTGCCTGTGTTTTATATCACTGTCTCGTGGCTTCCAATAAGTTGGCACAAGAGAGAAAGAGCACGTTCAACGGGTTCGAAGAGTCCAGCTACAGTGATGGGTCTTTCTTCGACAAATATTTGCAGCAAGATTTCTCGCCAAAATTGGACGTGGTCCAAGATCTCTTTAGCCGTTTAGATATACGAATACCCACCGTGTCTGAGTGGAGCGAATTGAAACAACTCGTCATGAGCTCAGGGCTATACAACCGATACTTACAGGCCATTCCTCCTACAGGCTCAATTAGCTATATCAACGACTCTACCGCTTCTATTCATCCCGTTACCGCTAAAGTGGAGATAAGAAAAGAGGGTAAAATTGGGCGAGTTTACTTCCCTGCGCCGTATTTGAATAACTCTAATTTAGAGTATTTTCGTGACGCTTTTTCCATAGGCCCTAAGGCAATAATCGATGTCTATGCAGCGGCCACTGAACATGTTGATCAAGGCCTTTCATTAACTTTGTTTTTTGACGATGAGGTGACGACGAGAGATATCAACAAAGCTCAGATCTACGCATGGAAAAAGAAAATTAAAACGCTTTACTACATCCGAATGCGACAGAAAGCATTAGAAGGTACTCAAGTCGAAGGGTGCGTGTCGTGCTCACTGTAA
- a CDS encoding integron integrase: MQKSPFLAYIQEYMLARHYALRTTKAYIYWIHQYILYHDKKHPKSLTSRHVEDFLTHLVIDKKLAQKTQSLALNALVFLYKEIIQEPIELDMQFRRSDKSRKLPTVMTPEEIGRFFNHCSPSFKLPYQLMYGSGLRLMECLRLRMQDIDYDYKSVRVWQGKGGKNRIVTIAPELFPAIKLQQQKSAEYYQQDIHDEAFSGVYLPDSLAKKYPSAERSLNWQFLFPSARLAPDLRTGVLRRHHIHPTALQKHIKVASQKADIEKNISCHTLRHSFATHLLQSGADIRTVQEQLGHADLKTTQIYTHIIDRGANGVVSPLSKIFVK, from the coding sequence ATGCAAAAATCACCATTTCTAGCGTATATACAAGAGTATATGTTGGCGAGGCACTATGCTCTTCGTACTACAAAGGCGTACATTTATTGGATTCACCAGTACATTCTTTATCATGATAAAAAGCATCCCAAAAGTTTGACTTCGAGGCATGTAGAAGACTTCCTCACGCACTTAGTTATTGATAAGAAATTAGCACAGAAAACACAAAGCCTCGCCCTCAATGCGCTGGTCTTTTTATACAAAGAGATCATTCAAGAACCCATAGAACTTGATATGCAGTTTCGCCGTTCAGACAAATCTCGAAAGTTGCCAACGGTTATGACTCCAGAAGAAATTGGCAGGTTCTTTAATCACTGCTCTCCTAGCTTCAAATTACCTTACCAATTAATGTATGGGTCAGGCCTACGCTTGATGGAGTGTCTGCGCTTACGAATGCAAGACATCGACTATGACTATAAATCGGTGCGAGTGTGGCAAGGAAAAGGAGGAAAAAACCGTATAGTGACAATAGCCCCCGAGCTTTTTCCCGCAATCAAGTTACAACAACAGAAATCCGCAGAATACTATCAGCAAGATATACATGATGAAGCTTTTTCTGGTGTATACCTGCCCGATTCTCTAGCTAAAAAATACCCGAGTGCAGAAAGAAGCTTAAATTGGCAATTTCTTTTCCCTTCTGCTCGTCTGGCACCCGATTTGAGAACAGGTGTATTGCGTAGGCATCATATTCATCCAACAGCGTTACAAAAACACATTAAAGTAGCGAGCCAAAAAGCCGACATTGAGAAAAACATCTCCTGCCACACTTTGCGGCATTCATTTGCTACACATCTTCTCCAAAGCGGTGCTGATATTAGAACAGTTCAAGAACAACTGGGACACGCCGATCTAAAGACAACGCAAATATATACTCATATCATCGACAGAGGGGCCAACGGCGTTGTTAGTCCACTTTCAAAAATATTCGTTAAGTAA
- a CDS encoding tyrosine-type recombinase/integrase: MSPLRQQLIDEMAVRRFSPKTHASYLRWVKDLSTTYDLSPDLLTDQQISAYLRTLIKERNLSSSTCAQALNAILFFYRAVLNREFEERLVPPIKRASKIPELLNREEVRSIISHCRSLKYQTALEMCYGCGLRVSEVVGLYVKDIDGTAKRLHIHCGKGKKDRFVPLGDSQLNHLRNYWRHYHPTVVLFPSLEPEKPLGISSLQKCFKAAKVEANVRKLGGIHALRHAYATHQLESGMPLNVLQRYLGHSNIKTTLRYTHWIGHHNESSDGSKFDLVAQLWEESE, encoded by the coding sequence ATGAGCCCATTAAGACAACAACTTATCGATGAAATGGCGGTTCGCCGTTTTTCTCCGAAAACCCATGCTAGCTATTTACGTTGGGTTAAAGATCTATCTACTACTTACGATTTATCTCCCGATTTACTTACCGATCAACAGATTAGTGCGTATTTGCGCACGCTCATTAAAGAGCGGAACTTAAGTAGCAGTACTTGTGCTCAAGCGTTGAATGCCATCTTGTTCTTTTATCGTGCCGTTTTGAATAGGGAATTTGAAGAGCGACTGGTTCCCCCGATTAAACGTGCCAGTAAAATACCGGAGCTGCTTAATCGCGAGGAAGTAAGAAGTATCATTAGTCATTGTCGAAGTCTTAAATATCAGACCGCACTTGAAATGTGTTACGGGTGTGGCCTACGTGTCAGTGAGGTCGTCGGCTTGTACGTGAAAGACATCGATGGTACGGCGAAACGACTGCACATTCATTGTGGTAAAGGTAAAAAAGATCGCTTTGTTCCACTGGGTGATAGCCAACTGAATCATCTTCGAAATTACTGGCGTCATTATCACCCAACCGTAGTGCTGTTTCCCAGCCTAGAGCCCGAAAAGCCATTGGGTATTAGCTCTTTGCAGAAGTGCTTCAAAGCAGCAAAAGTTGAGGCAAACGTCAGAAAATTAGGAGGAATACACGCCTTGAGGCACGCTTATGCGACTCATCAGCTCGAATCGGGCATGCCTTTGAATGTTCTGCAGCGTTACCTCGGACATTCGAATATCAAAACGACATTGAGGTACACCCATTGGATAGGTCATCACAACGAAAGCTCGGACGGAAGTAAGTTCGACTTAGTTGCTCAACTATGGGAGGAGAGCGAATGA
- a CDS encoding DUF3465 domain-containing protein, giving the protein MKKFITLFLVLLCFGVSHVQANDERLKQAYQDQQSDVQVRGSGLVSRLLPDDNKGSRHQKFILRLDSGQTLLVAHNIDLAPRIQGLRKGDRVEFYGEYEWNKKGGVMHWTHKDPRNHHAHGWLKHNGNIYE; this is encoded by the coding sequence ATGAAAAAGTTTATTACTCTATTTTTGGTATTGCTCTGCTTTGGTGTCAGCCATGTTCAGGCCAATGATGAGCGACTTAAGCAAGCTTACCAAGATCAACAAAGTGATGTTCAAGTACGTGGGTCGGGTTTAGTTTCACGATTGCTTCCAGACGATAACAAAGGATCTCGACATCAGAAATTTATCTTAAGACTCGACAGCGGACAAACTTTGCTGGTGGCACATAATATTGATTTAGCTCCTCGCATTCAGGGATTGAGAAAGGGCGATAGAGTTGAATTTTATGGAGAGTATGAATGGAACAAGAAAGGTGGCGTAATGCACTGGACTCACAAAGACCCTCGGAATCACCATGCTCATGGCTGGCTGAAGCATAACGGGAATATATACGAGTAG
- a CDS encoding IS91 family transposase, which yields MNALSPYQAVLTQGLEELDKSKVTPRQWQVLNHLRDCRTERMGSYDWRCQQCGHETRWYCSCRDRHCPNCQEQMRQQWLTKRSQDILPVAYHHMVFTLPHEFNALVKAHPKVVYQCLFHSVWATLCAFANERHHLVGQLGALMVLHTWGRNLSQHTHIHCLLPSGVLTKDRQWQPTRKESYLLPVKALSVRFKKEMLCRVSELIATHSNLLEEAASKRWVVYSKPVLHEPTAVVSYLSRYCNRIGLNPNQLSYNVDGRITMSYKDYRTNGTQRMCCNAGELLRRLLLHVLPKGLMRIRYYGFLANAVRVKAIAEIRQSLRKRPAEKSEVLKEKPCCPNCHSNSMVLVCINIRPRIVVSEHRLT from the coding sequence ATGAACGCATTATCTCCTTACCAAGCCGTATTAACACAAGGCTTAGAAGAGCTTGATAAAAGCAAAGTCACACCGAGACAGTGGCAAGTGCTTAACCATTTAAGAGACTGCCGAACGGAGCGTATGGGCAGTTACGACTGGCGTTGTCAGCAATGTGGCCATGAAACTCGTTGGTACTGTTCTTGTCGAGATCGTCATTGCCCCAATTGCCAAGAGCAGATGAGACAGCAATGGCTAACAAAGCGAAGCCAAGATATTTTACCTGTGGCCTACCATCATATGGTTTTTACCTTACCTCACGAGTTCAATGCTCTGGTTAAAGCGCATCCTAAGGTGGTTTATCAATGCTTGTTTCATTCAGTGTGGGCAACATTATGCGCGTTTGCTAATGAGCGGCATCACCTTGTCGGTCAACTTGGAGCATTAATGGTTCTTCATACTTGGGGAAGAAATCTGAGTCAACATACTCATATTCATTGCCTACTACCGAGTGGGGTGCTTACAAAAGATCGGCAATGGCAACCGACAAGAAAAGAGAGTTACCTGCTCCCGGTTAAAGCCTTATCCGTTCGCTTTAAGAAAGAGATGTTATGTCGAGTAAGCGAGTTAATAGCAACGCACAGTAATTTATTAGAGGAAGCCGCTAGTAAGAGATGGGTTGTGTACAGTAAACCTGTACTCCACGAGCCTACAGCGGTAGTGAGTTATCTATCTCGGTATTGCAATCGTATCGGGTTAAATCCCAACCAATTAAGTTATAACGTGGATGGCCGTATCACGATGAGTTACAAAGACTACCGAACCAATGGGACGCAAAGAATGTGTTGTAATGCGGGCGAGTTACTTCGACGCTTACTTTTACATGTGTTGCCTAAAGGGCTAATGCGAATACGCTACTATGGCTTTCTAGCTAATGCTGTGCGGGTAAAAGCGATAGCGGAAATTAGGCAAAGCTTACGAAAGCGACCCGCAGAGAAATCGGAAGTGCTGAAAGAGAAACCTTGTTGTCCGAACTGCCATAGCAACAGCATGGTACTCGTGTGCATCAATATTAGACCTAGGATAGTCGTTTCAGAGCACCGACTGACCTAG
- a CDS encoding IS91 family transposase: MNALSPYQAVLTQGLEELDKSKVTPRQWQVLNHLRDCRTERMGSYDWRCQQCGHETRWYCSCRDRHCPNCQEQMRQQWLTKRSQDILPVAYHHMVFTLPHEFNALVKAHPKVVYQCLFHSVWATLCAFANERHHLVGQLGALMVLHTWGRNLSQHTHIHCLLPSGVLTKDRQWQPTRKESYLLPVKALSVRFKKEMLCRVSELIATHSNLLEEAASKRWVVYSKPVLHEPTAVVGYLSRYCNRIGLNPNQLSYNVDGRITMSYKDYRTNGTQRMCCNAGELLRRLLLHVLPKGLMRIRYYGFLANAVRVKAIAEIRQSLRKRPAEKSEVLKEKACCPNCHSNSMVLVCINIRPRIVVSEHRLT; this comes from the coding sequence ATGAACGCATTATCTCCTTACCAAGCCGTATTAACACAAGGCTTAGAAGAGCTTGATAAAAGCAAAGTCACACCGAGACAGTGGCAAGTGCTTAACCATTTAAGAGACTGCCGAACGGAGCGTATGGGCAGTTACGACTGGCGTTGTCAGCAATGTGGCCATGAAACTCGTTGGTACTGTTCTTGTCGAGATCGTCATTGCCCCAATTGCCAAGAGCAGATGAGACAGCAATGGCTAACAAAGCGAAGCCAAGATATTTTACCTGTGGCCTACCATCATATGGTTTTTACCTTACCTCACGAGTTCAATGCTCTGGTTAAAGCGCATCCTAAGGTGGTTTATCAATGCTTGTTTCATTCAGTGTGGGCAACATTATGCGCGTTTGCTAATGAGCGGCATCACCTTGTCGGTCAACTTGGAGCATTAATGGTTCTTCATACTTGGGGAAGAAATCTGAGTCAACATACTCATATTCATTGCCTACTACCGAGTGGGGTGCTTACAAAAGATCGGCAATGGCAACCGACAAGAAAAGAGAGTTACCTGCTCCCGGTTAAAGCCTTATCCGTTCGCTTTAAGAAAGAGATGTTATGTCGAGTAAGCGAGTTAATAGCAACGCACAGTAATTTATTAGAGGAAGCCGCTAGTAAGAGATGGGTTGTGTACAGTAAACCTGTACTCCACGAGCCTACAGCGGTAGTGGGTTATCTATCTCGGTATTGCAATCGTATCGGGTTAAATCCCAACCAATTAAGTTATAACGTGGATGGCCGTATCACGATGAGTTACAAAGACTACCGAACCAATGGGACGCAAAGAATGTGTTGTAATGCGGGTGAGTTACTTCGACGCTTACTTTTACATGTGTTGCCTAAAGGGCTAATGCGAATACGCTACTATGGCTTTCTAGCTAATGCTGTGCGGGTAAAAGCGATAGCGGAAATTAGGCAAAGCTTACGAAAGCGACCCGCAGAGAAATCGGAAGTGCTGAAAGAGAAAGCTTGTTGTCCGAACTGCCATAGCAACAGCATGGTACTCGTGTGCATCAATATTAGACCTAGGATAGTTGTTTCAGAGCACCGACTGACCTAG
- a CDS encoding cytochrome P450 gives MKRIEQLPMPPTSGVLGHVSYLKKSNVHQQMLCWIKEYGAHFRLKLGMKDVLVLSDAAQIKSVLKSRPDEFRRLKNIESVFDEVGLNGIFSAEEERWKHQRKLTEPMFQPSHLKYFHPQLSVITERFGKHLEMLAESGEVVELVAEFKKYTVDVTSLLAFGEDFNSIEQTTVPLSKSLQNVFPVINQRCSSPIPLWRFFKTRKDKQFDASLEEIGHFVYGCIEKQRARLVREPTLKDSPENMLQIMLLEQEQDSSLTDQDIVANAITLLLAGEDTTANTLAWMAFLVSGNRSSELALQDELDALGKRKVLEWPIPRTPYMTAVMYEAMRLKPVAPQLYLEPTRDTQIGDIEVKKGTPVFVMLHANGFDPDLFEDPTTFDPNRWIEKDGASFSNLQPFGGGARLCPGRSLAMMEIKLAFHTLFKEFSIEPQQAPETVVEQFAFTMSPVGFNVKITKRS, from the coding sequence ATGAAGCGAATTGAGCAACTACCAATGCCACCCACTTCTGGTGTTTTAGGACATGTGAGTTATTTAAAAAAGTCCAATGTTCATCAGCAAATGTTGTGTTGGATTAAAGAGTACGGTGCTCATTTTCGGTTAAAGCTAGGCATGAAAGATGTACTTGTATTATCCGACGCAGCTCAAATCAAGTCCGTATTAAAGTCTCGACCTGATGAGTTTCGTCGCCTAAAGAATATAGAGAGTGTCTTTGATGAAGTCGGTCTTAATGGCATATTCTCTGCTGAAGAGGAACGTTGGAAGCATCAACGGAAACTAACAGAGCCTATGTTTCAGCCAAGTCACCTGAAATATTTTCACCCCCAGTTAAGCGTGATTACAGAACGTTTTGGAAAGCACCTTGAAATGCTCGCAGAATCCGGAGAAGTGGTCGAACTCGTAGCAGAGTTTAAAAAATACACGGTCGATGTGACATCGCTACTGGCCTTCGGCGAGGACTTTAACTCTATAGAACAAACGACGGTGCCACTAAGTAAAAGCTTACAAAACGTGTTTCCAGTAATAAATCAGCGCTGTAGCTCTCCCATTCCATTATGGCGTTTTTTCAAAACAAGAAAAGACAAGCAGTTTGATGCCAGTTTGGAAGAGATCGGGCATTTCGTTTATGGGTGTATTGAAAAACAACGAGCACGTCTGGTTCGCGAACCAACCCTTAAAGATTCACCAGAAAACATGCTGCAAATCATGCTATTGGAACAAGAACAAGATTCATCATTAACTGACCAAGATATTGTTGCCAATGCTATTACCCTTCTATTGGCGGGTGAAGATACCACCGCGAATACACTGGCTTGGATGGCGTTCTTAGTCAGCGGTAATCGTAGTAGTGAGTTGGCCTTACAAGATGAACTTGACGCCCTTGGTAAGAGAAAGGTCTTAGAATGGCCTATTCCTCGTACACCTTATATGACAGCAGTGATGTATGAAGCCATGCGATTAAAGCCGGTAGCGCCACAACTCTACTTGGAGCCTACACGAGACACTCAGATTGGTGACATCGAAGTAAAAAAAGGTACGCCAGTTTTTGTGATGCTACATGCGAATGGTTTTGACCCAGATTTATTTGAAGATCCAACAACGTTTGACCCGAATCGTTGGATAGAAAAAGATGGCGCTTCGTTCTCTAACCTTCAGCCGTTTGGTGGAGGAGCAAGGCTATGCCCTGGACGCTCATTGGCCATGATGGAAATTAAACTCGCCTTTCATACATTGTTTAAAGAATTCAGCATCGAACCACAACAAGCCCCTGAAACTGTGGTTGAACAGTTTGCGTTCACGATGTCTCCCGTTGGGTTTAATGTGAAAATAACCAAGCGAAGTTAG